A DNA window from Drosophila virilis strain 15010-1051.87 chromosome 4, Dvir_AGI_RSII-ME, whole genome shotgun sequence contains the following coding sequences:
- the LOC26531567 gene encoding uncharacterized protein, with product MYSKNKSKVLQTLEECFPPLSHDETIEMIAQMVRQPKSNPIEAGLRLGKIDKQQSILHAESQMKLHAAMEHFDATPEALDSVLPVSDKEMNELAEVASSLHADDDDDDDIDDIEEEDVDDELDGDDDEADAEEKEKEVESLKLFDQKDPTK from the coding sequence ATGTACTCAAAGAATAAATCGAAAGTGCTGCAGACGCTGGAGGAATGCTTCCCGCCTCTGAGCCACGACGAAACCATCGAGATGATTGCCCAAATGGTGCGCCAGCCGAAAAGCAATCCCATCGAGGCCGGCCTGCGCCTGGGCAAGATTGACAAGCAGCAGAGTATTCTGCATGCCGAGAGTCAAATGAAGCTGCACGCGGCCATGGAACACTTCGATGCCACCCCGGAAGCTCTGGACAGTGTGCTGCCGGTGAGCGATAAGGAAATGAATGAACTGGCCGAGGTGGCCTCATCGCTGCATgccgacgacgatgatgatgacgatatCGATGATATTGAGGAGGAAGATGTTGATGATGAGCTCGATGGGGACGACGATGAAGCAGATGCTgaagaaaaggaaaaagaaGTCGAAAGCCTTAAGCTATTTGATCAGAAAGATCCAACGAAATGA